A region of Streptomyces cinnamoneus DNA encodes the following proteins:
- a CDS encoding GPW/gp25 family protein produces the protein MDIIGAGWAFPAVITGTGRVGLATGSDDVEQAMRIILSTAPGERPMRPEFGCGIHGLVFDTLDATTVARADAEVRRALDRWEPRIEVDDLLYSTDTVDIGVLYIDIRYRLRATNEPRNLVFPFYTLPGDSPSE, from the coding sequence GTGGACATCATCGGCGCGGGGTGGGCGTTCCCCGCCGTCATCACCGGCACCGGCCGCGTAGGACTGGCGACCGGCAGCGACGACGTGGAGCAGGCCATGCGGATCATCCTGTCCACCGCGCCGGGCGAGCGGCCGATGCGGCCGGAGTTCGGCTGCGGCATCCACGGTCTCGTCTTCGACACGCTCGACGCCACCACCGTCGCCCGCGCCGATGCGGAGGTACGCCGGGCACTCGACCGGTGGGAGCCACGGATCGAGGTCGACGACCTGCTGTACAGCACGGACACCGTGGACATCGGCGTGCTCTACATCGACATCCGCTACCGGCTGCGCGCCACCAACGAACCCCGCAACCTCGTCTTCCCCTTCTACACCCTGCCCGGAGATTCCCCGAGTGAGTGA
- a CDS encoding VgrG-related protein: protein MTERLYAAEPVVAFGSPLPEQWAERLVEASVETSVGLPARATLRFRDPEHRLLAALRITVGAPVTVAVAAARRRTRAPIFDGEVTALETEVDADGTFTTIRAMDRGHRLARGRRVAAYVETTVAEVAREAASRHGLTTGRVEAERTRIPHVAQPNLTDWELLNHLADQRGLRLTVEGNTLHMRRPAAADAAPAPGTGADRSPLVLEQGVNLLALRATVSSEGQVAEVEVRGWDPDSKAALSVKAGAGDSERLRLGVTPAQLGKAFPGPAPELLVGGRAHTTAPQVDVAAHAVASESAAAMAMLTAEVAGTPELGAGVPVALAGVGEPFTGKYTVTSCGHVFDGDQGYRSVVRVGPLPPPVVPYPPPLCAPGVAVGVVTDIKEPGKGQRGAVRLRLPWLSQDYVTDWVRTVQWGGAGGGGVFAPEAGDEVLVGFEHGRLDRPYVLGGLYNGLDAPTDHGLPLVDAGTGRANRSSLASRSGDRLELLSVTDGPQGVRLLSGDGKLVTHLDRKDTTIAFAAGEEGKTVRVSLDGRGEGTLTIDAGETGTLILKAGTVTVTAAGSGGGQLTLEGATVTVKSGGELKLEGQKTTITGNTVDIN from the coding sequence ATGACGGAGCGGCTCTACGCGGCGGAGCCGGTCGTCGCCTTCGGCTCCCCGTTGCCGGAGCAGTGGGCGGAACGGCTGGTGGAGGCTTCGGTGGAGACGTCGGTGGGGCTGCCGGCCCGCGCGACCTTACGGTTCCGCGATCCCGAACACCGCCTCCTGGCGGCGCTGAGGATCACCGTCGGGGCGCCGGTGACCGTGGCGGTGGCCGCCGCGCGACGCCGTACCCGGGCACCGATCTTCGACGGCGAGGTCACGGCGCTGGAGACCGAGGTGGACGCCGACGGGACGTTCACGACCATACGGGCCATGGACCGGGGGCACCGGCTGGCGCGAGGGCGGCGGGTGGCCGCCTACGTCGAGACCACGGTGGCCGAGGTCGCCCGGGAAGCCGCCTCCCGGCACGGGCTGACGACGGGCCGGGTCGAGGCCGAGCGCACCCGCATCCCGCACGTGGCCCAGCCCAACCTGACCGACTGGGAGCTGCTGAACCACCTCGCCGACCAGCGCGGTCTGCGCCTGACGGTCGAGGGGAACACCCTCCACATGCGCCGCCCGGCCGCCGCCGACGCGGCGCCCGCTCCCGGCACGGGGGCGGACCGGAGCCCGCTCGTCCTGGAGCAGGGGGTGAACCTGCTGGCGCTGCGTGCCACCGTGTCTTCCGAGGGACAGGTCGCCGAGGTGGAGGTCCGGGGCTGGGATCCCGACAGCAAGGCCGCGCTGTCCGTGAAGGCCGGTGCGGGCGACAGCGAACGGCTGCGCCTGGGCGTCACGCCCGCGCAGCTCGGCAAGGCCTTCCCCGGGCCGGCGCCGGAACTTCTCGTGGGCGGCCGGGCCCACACCACCGCACCGCAGGTGGACGTGGCGGCCCACGCGGTCGCGTCGGAGTCGGCGGCCGCGATGGCCATGCTGACCGCCGAGGTCGCGGGCACCCCCGAGCTGGGGGCGGGCGTACCGGTGGCCCTGGCCGGAGTGGGTGAGCCGTTCACCGGCAAGTACACCGTCACTTCCTGCGGTCACGTCTTCGACGGGGACCAGGGCTACCGGAGCGTGGTCCGGGTGGGCCCGCTGCCCCCGCCCGTCGTGCCCTATCCGCCGCCCCTGTGCGCGCCGGGCGTGGCGGTGGGGGTCGTCACGGACATCAAGGAACCGGGGAAGGGCCAGCGCGGTGCCGTACGGCTGCGTCTGCCGTGGCTGTCGCAGGACTACGTGACCGACTGGGTCCGTACCGTCCAGTGGGGCGGGGCCGGTGGCGGCGGCGTCTTCGCTCCGGAAGCCGGGGACGAGGTCCTGGTCGGCTTCGAGCACGGGCGCCTGGACCGGCCGTACGTGCTCGGCGGGCTCTACAACGGCCTCGACGCCCCCACCGACCATGGCCTGCCGCTCGTCGACGCCGGTACCGGCCGGGCCAACAGGAGTTCTCTGGCGTCCCGTTCGGGCGACCGCCTCGAACTGCTCAGTGTGACCGACGGCCCTCAGGGCGTCCGGCTTCTGAGCGGCGACGGCAAGCTCGTCACCCACCTCGACAGGAAGGACACCACCATCGCCTTCGCGGCGGGAGAAGAGGGGAAGACCGTACGGGTCTCGCTCGACGGCCGCGGCGAAGGCACCCTGACCATCGACGCGGGCGAGACAGGCACCCTGATCCTCAAAGCCGGCACGGTGACCGTCACGGCGGCCGGCAGTGGCGGCGGGCAGCTGACGCTGGAGGGCGCCACCGTCACGGTGAAGAGCGGCGGCGAGCTCAAGCTCGAAGGGCAGAAGACCACCATCACCGGCAACACCGTCGACATCAACTGA
- a CDS encoding putative baseplate assembly protein, protein MSLPTPEYDRRTRDEVVAGAVAAVRRKVGAWTGQDRTDPGRGLIETCADMVMGLRDRLNLAPDQRRLQVLRLLGVRPYQPAPAQTEVVLQLAAPSPEPVVVPAGQEVATRPVGEAEPVVFSTLTEAVLNPCVLVAAGDFAESGRADGAVEGTLTAFGPGAGRTVEPGGPAFAGPAFHLNLPYFGDFPPPGDALADTGRVSTDSGGPSLSSYALVVLSVPVPSTRVTLDVTMGAGPTPEVGTGVTRGHWEAWQGTHWTGCRVVTDTVAVQGRPGKVTLDLPPAHAPAQLLLHRAVGEGGDSVQRLRDVGLIRYRADADRSALTRVALDPVLAVSVPVVQAGLVRNETLGTAAGTPGERLRFAHPPLPRSTDPLVVEAVLGERTAQWTYVASLAGSGPGDRHFTLDPRTGEAVFAPVVAGARGPRQHGAPLPAGAVVRIRRYLTGGGARGNVPARTITVLRTPLPYVSAVTNPAPAVGGTERESAAACATRLPLGAPVPERAVVPADYEQLALAASAGMARIHHVGDAPDDALDPARNYLPWRPAKTDVVFTLAPGALTVLKGIQVIAPTEDGETVFTTTEEATRVPPDAVGAAHLGLVPGVTAAVGMFAAGDYQAGGEFSGPFKEGGGLVLALVEIKKPHNPGHLTLWVTAGGNRGPEDRIAVSVFAPRKTAPWWDTAAPLAYASAPAQEITVADGPTVSAHPVYVSKSERWQAAVARGDLARTAQDAVDGRGAGFPTEEAVCWIAVQILDPKGTPTTTYTVYADSGTTDPVPAEQYEEHDRAREPFLSTGEPGQVHPLLHSPVYGQLPKVRVGTENWHSVTSFHESLEDSKDVVINASTGQVHFGPKVTGGSSEPRQYGAVPLPEGTPITVDGLYKATLGAAGNGIPPGGISRLRNPDDDHIVGVRNVTTSHDGKNGYTDTSGGSTQAGVTLMVIPFVTADERGWFPFHMLTPTRDASDTLRRSLRACQPEGVPVWLKQPVYHGIRVDARIVPADYRTAEERAELRAAAERALYRYFSPVGGGPDGTGWPLGRPVYAGEAFRVLEQVPGVGRVATAELVPVDLLDGSASDPVLRIHCGPGETVYSVEHRVTVAEVPS, encoded by the coding sequence ATGAGTCTGCCGACACCCGAGTACGACCGACGCACCCGCGACGAGGTCGTCGCCGGCGCCGTCGCCGCCGTACGGCGCAAGGTGGGGGCCTGGACCGGTCAGGACCGGACGGACCCCGGCCGGGGCCTGATCGAGACGTGCGCCGACATGGTCATGGGGCTGCGCGACCGGCTCAACCTGGCCCCCGACCAGCGCCGGCTACAGGTGCTGCGGCTCCTGGGCGTGCGCCCGTACCAGCCTGCGCCCGCGCAGACCGAGGTCGTCCTCCAGCTCGCCGCGCCGTCTCCCGAGCCGGTGGTCGTCCCCGCGGGCCAGGAGGTCGCCACACGACCGGTGGGGGAGGCGGAACCGGTTGTCTTCAGCACGCTGACGGAGGCGGTGCTCAACCCCTGTGTCCTCGTCGCCGCCGGGGACTTCGCGGAATCGGGGCGGGCCGACGGCGCCGTCGAGGGCACGCTCACCGCCTTCGGCCCAGGGGCGGGCCGGACCGTCGAGCCGGGCGGCCCCGCCTTCGCCGGGCCGGCCTTCCACCTCAACCTCCCCTACTTCGGCGACTTCCCGCCGCCCGGGGACGCCCTCGCGGACACCGGTCGGGTGAGCACGGACAGCGGCGGCCCCTCGTTATCGTCGTACGCCTTGGTCGTCCTGTCGGTGCCCGTACCGAGCACGCGCGTGACGCTGGACGTGACCATGGGCGCCGGTCCCACGCCCGAGGTGGGCACGGGCGTCACCCGGGGGCACTGGGAAGCATGGCAGGGCACTCACTGGACCGGCTGCCGGGTCGTCACGGACACCGTGGCCGTCCAGGGCCGGCCGGGCAAGGTCACGCTCGATCTTCCCCCCGCCCACGCGCCCGCCCAGCTCCTGCTCCACCGGGCGGTCGGCGAGGGCGGCGACTCCGTGCAGCGCCTGAGGGACGTCGGGCTGATCCGCTACCGCGCCGATGCGGACCGGAGCGCCCTGACCCGGGTCGCGCTCGACCCGGTGCTCGCCGTCTCCGTCCCCGTCGTCCAGGCCGGGCTGGTACGGAACGAGACCCTGGGCACCGCGGCGGGCACCCCCGGCGAACGCCTCCGCTTCGCCCATCCGCCGCTGCCCCGCAGCACCGACCCCCTCGTCGTCGAAGCCGTGCTCGGCGAGCGGACCGCACAGTGGACGTATGTCGCCTCGCTCGCCGGATCGGGCCCCGGAGACCGGCACTTCACCCTGGACCCGCGCACCGGCGAGGCCGTCTTCGCACCCGTCGTGGCCGGTGCCCGGGGACCGCGACAGCACGGCGCGCCCCTGCCGGCCGGAGCGGTCGTACGGATCCGTCGCTATCTGACCGGCGGCGGTGCCCGGGGCAACGTACCCGCCCGCACCATCACCGTGCTGCGCACACCGCTGCCGTACGTCTCTGCCGTGACCAACCCCGCACCGGCGGTCGGCGGCACGGAACGCGAGAGTGCCGCCGCCTGCGCGACGCGCCTGCCCCTGGGCGCCCCGGTGCCGGAGCGGGCGGTCGTCCCCGCCGACTACGAACAGCTCGCGCTGGCCGCGTCGGCGGGCATGGCCCGTATCCACCACGTCGGGGACGCACCCGACGACGCGCTCGATCCGGCACGCAATTATCTGCCGTGGCGGCCCGCCAAGACGGACGTCGTCTTCACCCTGGCGCCCGGCGCGCTGACGGTTCTCAAAGGGATACAGGTCATCGCCCCCACGGAGGACGGCGAGACGGTCTTCACGACGACGGAGGAGGCCACGCGCGTGCCGCCGGACGCGGTGGGCGCGGCACACCTCGGCCTCGTCCCCGGCGTCACCGCCGCCGTCGGGATGTTCGCGGCGGGTGACTACCAGGCGGGTGGTGAGTTCTCCGGGCCTTTCAAGGAAGGCGGCGGGCTGGTCCTGGCGCTGGTGGAGATCAAGAAGCCGCATAATCCGGGTCACCTCACGCTCTGGGTGACGGCGGGAGGCAACCGTGGGCCGGAGGACCGCATCGCGGTGTCCGTGTTCGCTCCGAGAAAGACGGCGCCATGGTGGGACACCGCCGCTCCCCTCGCCTACGCCTCCGCGCCCGCGCAAGAGATCACAGTGGCGGACGGTCCGACGGTCTCCGCCCATCCCGTTTACGTGAGCAAGTCCGAGCGGTGGCAGGCGGCCGTCGCACGCGGCGACCTCGCCCGCACGGCACAGGACGCCGTCGACGGGCGGGGCGCCGGTTTCCCGACCGAGGAGGCCGTCTGCTGGATCGCCGTCCAGATCCTCGACCCGAAAGGCACACCCACCACGACGTACACGGTCTACGCCGACTCCGGGACGACGGACCCCGTTCCCGCCGAGCAGTACGAGGAGCACGACCGGGCACGAGAGCCCTTCTTGTCCACGGGAGAGCCCGGTCAGGTCCACCCCCTGTTGCACTCCCCTGTGTACGGGCAGCTCCCCAAGGTCCGTGTCGGCACAGAGAACTGGCACTCCGTCACGTCCTTCCACGAGTCCCTTGAGGACAGCAAGGACGTGGTCATCAACGCCAGTACGGGCCAGGTCCACTTCGGCCCGAAGGTGACGGGCGGCTCCTCGGAGCCCCGGCAGTACGGCGCCGTTCCGCTGCCCGAGGGCACGCCCATCACCGTGGACGGCCTGTACAAGGCCACGCTCGGCGCGGCGGGCAACGGCATCCCCCCGGGCGGGATCAGCCGGCTGAGGAACCCGGACGACGACCACATCGTCGGCGTGCGTAACGTCACCACCTCACATGACGGCAAGAACGGCTACACCGACACCAGTGGCGGTAGCACCCAGGCCGGCGTGACGCTGATGGTCATCCCCTTCGTGACTGCCGACGAGCGGGGCTGGTTCCCCTTCCACATGCTCACCCCCACCCGCGACGCCAGCGACACCTTGCGCCGTTCCCTGCGCGCCTGCCAGCCGGAGGGCGTTCCGGTGTGGCTGAAGCAGCCCGTCTACCACGGCATCCGTGTCGATGCCCGGATCGTTCCCGCGGACTACCGCACCGCCGAAGAACGCGCCGAGCTCCGCGCCGCGGCGGAACGCGCCCTGTACCGGTACTTCAGCCCCGTCGGCGGCGGCCCGGACGGCACGGGATGGCCGCTGGGGCGCCCGGTGTACGCGGGCGAGGCGTTCCGGGTCCTGGAACAGGTGCCGGGGGTGGGCCGCGTCGCCACGGCCGAACTCGTCCCGGTCGATCTGCTCGACGGCTCGGCGTCGGACCCCGTCCTGAGAATCCACTGCGGGCCCGGCGAGACCGTGTACTCCGTCGAACACCGAGTCACCGTCGCGGAGGTGCCCTCATGA
- a CDS encoding phage tail protein yields the protein MSAYAARPLPLPAVYGHDTVALAFAAALGEAMAPAEERIDGLDAVLDPWRAPPAFLDWLIRITGARVEPGWPEGLRRKAVDLAPRLAAHRGTPYGLLLEAREIHGWVPPRFALVVDDPGRVFTHDDPAPRAGRMLTVTLTAPAGEDQRALESRLTRLVRAHCPAHLPFKVTVTLAHKAPDERSQQG from the coding sequence ATGTCCGCGTACGCCGCACGTCCCCTGCCCCTGCCGGCCGTCTACGGGCACGACACGGTCGCGCTCGCCTTCGCGGCCGCGCTCGGCGAGGCCATGGCCCCGGCCGAGGAACGGATCGACGGTCTCGACGCGGTGCTCGACCCCTGGCGTGCACCACCGGCCTTCCTGGACTGGCTGATCCGGATCACCGGCGCCCGGGTGGAGCCGGGCTGGCCGGAGGGCCTGCGGCGCAAGGCCGTCGACCTCGCGCCCCGCCTGGCTGCTCATCGCGGGACGCCGTACGGGCTGCTGCTGGAGGCCCGGGAGATCCACGGCTGGGTGCCGCCCCGCTTCGCGCTCGTCGTCGACGACCCCGGCCGCGTCTTCACCCACGACGACCCGGCACCCCGCGCCGGACGCATGCTCACCGTCACCCTGACCGCCCCGGCCGGGGAGGACCAACGGGCCCTCGAGAGCCGCCTCACGCGCCTGGTCCGGGCGCACTGCCCCGCCCACCTCCCCTTCAAGGTCACGGTCACCCTTGCGCACAAGGCTCCTGACGAGAGGTCACAGCAGGGATGA